A window of the Acetobacteraceae bacterium genome harbors these coding sequences:
- a CDS encoding EamA family transporter → MGQLTPLFAVMSAQLSICTGAVFAKQLFGVMAPTGVTCLRLLIGALLLALLFRIWRKPISFAQFKGVLPYGLALAFMNLFFYWALKDLPLGIALGAEFMGPLTVAAWGLRRWQDGLFILLAVIGLVLILPFHGTQISSQALKGIVYALIAAIFWALYILSANKAGNAVGAHATTWGLLIASVVNLPFGILASGTDLLNLHNLKLAAVIAVLSSAIPYSLEMFALRRLPSNAFGVLTSMEPVVGAFLGMFLLHEILPLLQWIGICAILCASIGTVLMSKTNAPSPLNIVE, encoded by the coding sequence ATGGGTCAATTAACCCCTCTTTTTGCGGTGATGAGTGCGCAGCTTTCAATTTGTACGGGGGCTGTTTTTGCAAAACAGCTTTTTGGCGTTATGGCGCCAACAGGTGTGACGTGTCTGCGTCTGTTGATTGGCGCGCTTTTACTTGCTCTTCTTTTTAGAATTTGGCGTAAGCCGATTAGTTTTGCGCAGTTTAAAGGCGTTCTTCCTTACGGTTTAGCCTTGGCCTTTATGAATCTCTTTTTCTATTGGGCTTTGAAAGATTTGCCTTTAGGCATTGCGCTGGGGGCAGAATTTATGGGGCCTCTGACTGTGGCGGCTTGGGGATTAAGGCGCTGGCAGGATGGGCTTTTTATTTTACTTGCTGTGATTGGGCTCGTATTGATTTTACCTTTTCACGGTACACAAATTTCTTCACAGGCTCTAAAGGGGATTGTGTATGCGCTGATTGCTGCCATTTTTTGGGCGCTTTATATTCTGAGTGCAAATAAGGCAGGAAATGCGGTGGGGGCGCATGCCACCACATGGGGGCTGTTAATTGCGAGCGTTGTTAATTTACCGTTTGGGATTTTGGCATCGGGGACAGATCTTTTAAATCTTCATAATTTAAAATTAGCAGCGGTAATTGCGGTTTTATCGAGTGCTATTCCATATTCTTTGGAAATGTTTGCCCTGAGACGTCTGCCATCGAATGCGTTTGGCGTTTTAACCAGTATGGAGCCAGTGGTTGGGGCTTTCCTTGGGATGTTTCTATTGCATGAGATTTTACCTTTACTGCAATGGATTGGAATTTGTGCTATTTTATGTGCATCTATCGGAACTGTTCTGATGTCTAAAACAAATGCGCCATCACCTTTAAATATTGTGGAATAG
- a CDS encoding DUF805 domain-containing protein gives MGVARRRLHDTNKSGWWLGVPFLLLLSQWLFVGISGAEGEYLGSRLIFALTGGFCLLFFVVLFVFFCIQSDIGKNDFGEMPSISISPMQRDFLLREERAKSTSMLDNVKMMQKLSELRDKGLLTEEEFQKKKSEWIQKL, from the coding sequence ATTGGTGTTGCTCGCCGTCGTTTACATGACACAAATAAGTCAGGGTGGTGGTTGGGTGTTCCGTTTCTACTTCTCTTATCTCAGTGGCTTTTTGTAGGTATTTCTGGGGCTGAAGGAGAATATTTAGGGAGTAGGCTCATTTTTGCTCTGACGGGCGGATTTTGTCTCCTGTTTTTCGTGGTTTTGTTCGTTTTCTTTTGCATTCAAAGTGATATCGGAAAAAACGATTTTGGGGAAATGCCTTCTATAAGCATTTCTCCAATGCAGAGGGATTTTCTATTGAGGGAAGAAAGAGCTAAATCGACTTCAATGCTGGATAATGTGAAAATGATGCAAAAATTATCAGAACTTCGAGATAAAGGTCTTCTAACAGAGGAAGAATTTCAAAAGAAGAAATCCGAATGGATACAAAAATTATAA
- a CDS encoding LysR family transcriptional regulator: MRLPDLEAWAIFAKVASLGSFTQAAIETQLSKPTISKAVNRLEKSLGVALFNRNSRHISLTETGKKLLVHANRILQEAELAEVKAHENAQSLCGRIRMTVPVMFGTHYLAKMLPEFLERYPEIDLQIHFDDALSDLVAEGYDVALRIASLPDSALLARKLCDVRLLLVASEQFLKKVGQLSHPRDLESVRGFVYLNTDMPGVVPLHETHTGKKFSLTQKSYFSANNAEGFLPSLEKGLGYGVFPDFMVWERLQEGKLRQIFPTWQGKTLGVYLVSPPNAARPIRVTKLMDYIIEAFKSPFWTENKEK; the protein is encoded by the coding sequence ATGCGCCTGCCAGATTTGGAAGCTTGGGCTATTTTTGCGAAAGTCGCCAGTCTTGGTTCTTTTACGCAGGCTGCGATTGAAACACAGCTTTCTAAACCGACGATTTCAAAAGCGGTGAACCGTTTAGAGAAATCTTTAGGGGTTGCCTTATTTAACCGGAATTCTCGGCATATTTCTTTAACAGAAACAGGGAAAAAGCTGCTTGTGCATGCAAACCGCATTTTGCAGGAAGCAGAACTAGCAGAGGTGAAGGCTCATGAGAATGCTCAGTCGCTTTGCGGGCGTATTCGGATGACGGTTCCTGTGATGTTTGGCACGCATTATCTTGCAAAAATGCTTCCTGAGTTTTTAGAGCGTTATCCAGAGATAGATTTGCAAATTCATTTTGATGATGCATTGAGCGATCTTGTTGCCGAAGGGTACGATGTGGCGTTGAGAATTGCCTCTCTACCAGATTCGGCTTTGTTGGCTCGAAAATTATGTGATGTGCGTTTGCTACTTGTCGCTTCAGAACAATTTCTTAAGAAAGTAGGTCAATTATCGCATCCACGGGATTTAGAATCAGTGAGGGGATTTGTTTATTTGAATACGGACATGCCTGGTGTTGTGCCTTTGCATGAAACGCATACAGGTAAGAAATTTTCGCTTACACAGAAAAGTTATTTTTCTGCCAATAATGCAGAAGGCTTTTTGCCATCTCTTGAAAAAGGACTAGGCTACGGTGTCTTTCCAGATTTTATGGTGTGGGAGAGGTTGCAGGAAGGAAAACTGAGGCAGATCTTTCCAACATGGCAGGGGAAGACTTTAGGTGTGTATCTTGTCTCGCCTCCAAATGCAGCAAGGCCTATTCGGGTAACAAAGTTGATGGATTACATTATAGAGGCTTTTAAAAGTCCTTTTTGGACAGAAAACAAAGAAAAATAA
- a CDS encoding amino acid permease, protein MPTKRMLGIRQLVTLGVGATLGAGLFSITGIAAGQCSGAAVSLSFIFAALACSLIGLCYAELASMFPNASGSAYAYASEGLGEFVSWLLVWCLVASYVCCIATVASSWSSYLVSLLTEWGFHPDLRFWKSTGTLIPLTDGSSVRAFGNFPAIIGMVLVTFLLLRGSKESAWINSLIVALKIAIIVVVVACCLKGIQMSNYEPFIPENTGEFGHFGWSGVARGGVLVFFSFIGFDVVASAARETKNPQRALPIAILGTLFAITFISVIFSVALVGVVNYTQLAGDASPVGTAMNILHLPLIGALVKVGVLIGFVAGLYGLSYGQARVLQHVAEDGLIPRIFAKTNQQHVPAYALLFLSLLISILAVILPVPFLGSMTSVGILLAFLLVCASVTALRFKKPDVKRPFKVFGGKYFIPGAAMLVCFGGLLTVAPICWLYLVGWVVIGIFVYFLYGKGHAIRR, encoded by the coding sequence ATGCCGACGAAACGTATGCTCGGCATCAGGCAGCTTGTTACGCTTGGTGTTGGAGCAACCTTAGGGGCAGGATTATTTTCAATTACAGGAATCGCCGCAGGGCAATGTAGTGGAGCAGCGGTTTCTCTTTCTTTTATTTTTGCGGCCTTGGCCTGTTCTTTAATTGGGTTATGTTACGCTGAATTAGCTTCAATGTTTCCGAACGCTTCCGGATCTGCTTATGCCTATGCGTCCGAAGGATTGGGGGAGTTTGTTTCTTGGCTACTCGTTTGGTGTTTGGTTGCGAGTTATGTCTGTTGCATTGCTACTGTGGCCTCAAGCTGGAGCAGCTATCTTGTTTCTCTCTTAACAGAGTGGGGATTTCATCCTGATTTGCGTTTTTGGAAATCAACAGGCACGTTAATTCCGCTTACAGACGGAAGCTCTGTTCGGGCTTTTGGAAATTTCCCAGCCATTATTGGGATGGTTTTGGTGACCTTTTTGCTTTTGAGAGGTTCAAAAGAATCAGCATGGATCAATAGTCTCATTGTGGCTCTGAAAATTGCGATTATTGTTGTCGTTGTCGCTTGCTGTTTAAAAGGCATACAGATGTCGAATTATGAGCCTTTTATCCCCGAAAATACGGGAGAGTTTGGACATTTTGGCTGGAGCGGTGTTGCCCGAGGCGGGGTTCTCGTTTTCTTTTCTTTCATTGGATTTGATGTCGTTGCTTCAGCGGCTAGAGAAACAAAAAATCCACAGCGTGCTTTGCCGATTGCCATTTTAGGCACATTATTCGCCATTACGTTCATTTCAGTTATTTTTTCCGTGGCGTTGGTTGGTGTAGTTAACTATACGCAACTGGCTGGAGATGCCAGTCCTGTTGGAACAGCAATGAATATTTTGCATTTGCCTCTTATTGGCGCGCTTGTGAAGGTTGGCGTGTTGATTGGCTTTGTCGCAGGGCTTTATGGGCTCTCGTACGGACAGGCAAGGGTGCTTCAGCATGTGGCAGAGGATGGTTTGATACCTAGAATTTTCGCAAAAACAAATCAGCAGCATGTCCCAGCTTATGCTTTGCTTTTTTTGAGTCTGCTCATCTCTATTTTAGCTGTCATTTTGCCTGTGCCTTTTTTGGGAAGCATGACATCGGTCGGAATTTTACTCGCTTTTTTGCTGGTTTGCGCTTCTGTAACAGCTCTTCGTTTTAAAAAACCAGATGTAAAACGGCCTTTTAAAGTTTTTGGCGGAAAGTATTTTATTCCAGGTGCTGCCATGTTGGTTTGCTTTGGTGGACTTTTGACCGTTGCTCCGATTTGCTGGCTTTATCTTGTCGGGTGGGTTGTTATTGGGATTTTTGTTTATTTTCTTTATGGCAAAGGCCATGCCATTCGCAGGTAA
- a CDS encoding DUF805 domain-containing protein has product MKPVNPFCYIASCFQKYFQFRGRASRAEYWFFSIFASMLLGVGEIIDRFLQVTFKDVSIFSFYKEDGGFFSFAILVMISFPLLTVACRRLHDCNYSGWWQLMLIPLSILTKCDLSTSYLNHLVGAGEFVKTDFSDLSFSLMTLVFALFFFAQKGDAEANYFGAVPADMQRTTPEFSQESEIPFENFEIIEKLADLRDKGILTDEEFQTRKEKYLML; this is encoded by the coding sequence ATGAAGCCCGTCAATCCATTTTGTTATATTGCATCTTGTTTCCAAAAATATTTCCAATTTCGAGGGCGTGCCTCTCGGGCTGAATATTGGTTTTTTTCAATTTTTGCCTCTATGCTTTTGGGCGTTGGAGAAATTATTGATCGTTTTCTGCAGGTGACCTTTAAGGATGTAAGTATTTTTTCCTTTTACAAAGAGGATGGTGGTTTTTTCTCTTTCGCAATTCTCGTTATGATATCTTTCCCTCTGTTAACCGTTGCGTGTCGTCGTTTGCACGATTGTAATTATTCAGGCTGGTGGCAGTTGATGCTTATTCCACTGTCTATCTTAACTAAATGCGATTTGAGTACCTCGTATTTGAATCATTTAGTGGGGGCTGGGGAGTTTGTAAAAACAGATTTTTCTGATTTGTCTTTTTCCCTTATGACGTTAGTCTTTGCGTTATTTTTCTTTGCCCAGAAAGGGGATGCTGAGGCAAATTATTTTGGGGCAGTGCCAGCAGATATGCAAAGAACAACGCCAGAATTTTCTCAGGAATCAGAGATTCCATTTGAAAATTTTGAGATAATTGAAAAACTTGCAGATCTACGGGATAAAGGGATTCTGACAGACGAAGAGTTTCAGACTAGAAAAGAAAAATATTTGATGTTGTAA
- a CDS encoding phage Gp37/Gp68 family protein, with translation MNWKEEAWNPILGCNIASAGCRHCYAMGIAGNLLRKGVSKYEGLVDLSRRYPVWTGVLRPDLKRLELPYSWTKPRRVFVNSMTDLFEQAVPDDYLLKIWEIMAKTPWHLYFLLTKRPERLQHFISKIAKRTLPNLWIGASVEHQKTAERIQFIRETPAAIRFISFEPLIGDVGKINLKEIDFIYVGGESGLRARPMQHEWIEHIFQTARRDGTGFSFHQWGAYGEDGIKRSRKENGNLFKGKTWHEIPVSAYDFVLEASKRWQSQQCLSGKSAKRDLFHKISENPLLL, from the coding sequence TTGAATTGGAAAGAGGAGGCTTGGAATCCTATTCTCGGCTGCAATATTGCCAGTGCAGGTTGCCGCCATTGTTATGCCATGGGAATAGCTGGAAACTTATTGCGAAAAGGTGTTTCCAAATATGAAGGGCTTGTCGATCTATCCCGTCGCTACCCCGTTTGGACAGGGGTTCTCCGTCCAGATTTAAAACGCTTAGAACTTCCCTATTCTTGGACAAAACCACGGCGTGTTTTTGTCAATTCTATGACCGATCTATTCGAGCAAGCTGTTCCTGATGATTATCTGTTAAAAATCTGGGAAATTATGGCTAAGACACCATGGCATCTCTATTTTCTTTTGACAAAGCGCCCTGAGCGTCTTCAGCATTTTATTTCAAAAATTGCAAAAAGAACTCTGCCTAATCTTTGGATTGGCGCAAGTGTTGAACATCAAAAAACAGCAGAGCGCATTCAGTTTATCCGTGAAACCCCCGCAGCCATACGGTTCATTTCTTTCGAGCCTTTGATTGGAGATGTTGGAAAAATAAACCTTAAAGAAATTGATTTTATTTATGTCGGTGGAGAAAGCGGATTGCGTGCCCGCCCCATGCAACATGAGTGGATTGAACATATTTTTCAAACGGCACGGCGTGACGGCACAGGATTTTCCTTTCACCAATGGGGCGCTTACGGTGAAGATGGCATCAAACGTTCCCGAAAAGAAAATGGCAATCTGTTTAAAGGAAAAACATGGCATGAAATTCCTGTTTCTGCCTATGATTTTGTGCTAGAAGCCTCTAAGAGATGGCAAAGCCAACAATGTCTTTCAGGAAAATCGGCCAAAAGAGACCTTTTTCATAAAATATCTGAAAATCCTTTGCTCCTATGA
- a CDS encoding SHOCT domain-containing protein yields the protein MPPSIQKQLEDHETIRRIADYQRISGIIWIILGILQICCIFTIIAGIWNVVIGIGRLKSTPGILMRNRNIPLLFEGIGGYIALFIVNLIFGAFGAGICVIAFLLDLYVRDQILANRNLFNVGDLPPSYVEGAWPSQNVDNFASKEASFNDLEKIESLANLRDKGILTEAEFQQKKTEILSL from the coding sequence TTGCCACCCTCCATTCAAAAACAGCTAGAAGATCACGAGACCATTCGCCGTATTGCAGATTATCAGCGTATTTCTGGAATTATTTGGATCATTCTTGGGATTTTGCAGATTTGCTGCATTTTTACGATCATTGCGGGAATTTGGAATGTGGTGATCGGCATTGGGCGTCTCAAAAGCACTCCTGGCATTTTGATGCGGAATAGAAACATTCCTCTGCTTTTCGAAGGCATTGGGGGATATATTGCCCTTTTCATTGTTAATCTGATTTTTGGTGCTTTTGGCGCTGGAATTTGTGTTATTGCATTTCTTTTAGATCTTTATGTGCGGGATCAAATTTTAGCAAATCGGAATTTATTTAATGTTGGGGATTTGCCTCCTTCCTATGTAGAAGGGGCATGGCCGTCCCAAAATGTGGATAATTTTGCTTCAAAAGAAGCGAGTTTTAATGATTTGGAGAAAATTGAATCTCTTGCAAATCTGCGAGATAAGGGCATTTTGACAGAAGCAGAATTTCAGCAGAAAAAAACAGAAATTTTGTCTTTATAA
- the wrbA gene encoding NAD(P)H:quinone oxidoreductase, protein MPRVLILYYSSYGHIETMANAIADGVRSVGLEVDIKRVPELLSEEAAKTHHFKTDQKAPLATPDELPNYDAIIVGAPTRFGRLPSQMANFWDQTGGLWLKGALIGKVGAVFTSTATQHGGQETTLYSLMSNLLHHGMLISGLPYSFQGQLETHEVSGGSPYGATTIAAGDGSRQPSENEVNGAKFLGNHVAEIVKKLA, encoded by the coding sequence ATGCCTAGAGTCCTGATCCTTTATTATTCCTCTTACGGTCATATTGAAACGATGGCAAATGCTATCGCTGACGGCGTTCGTTCCGTGGGGCTGGAAGTTGACATCAAACGTGTTCCTGAACTTCTTTCAGAAGAAGCCGCAAAAACACATCATTTCAAAACCGACCAAAAAGCCCCTCTCGCAACGCCAGACGAATTGCCAAATTATGATGCTATTATCGTTGGTGCGCCAACACGTTTTGGCAGATTGCCTTCCCAGATGGCAAATTTCTGGGATCAAACTGGCGGGCTCTGGCTCAAAGGTGCCTTAATTGGAAAAGTAGGCGCTGTTTTTACCTCCACTGCGACACAGCATGGCGGGCAGGAAACAACCCTCTATTCTCTCATGTCTAACCTGCTCCATCACGGCATGTTAATCAGTGGACTCCCTTACAGCTTCCAAGGACAGCTCGAAACTCATGAAGTCTCTGGTGGTTCGCCTTATGGTGCGACAACGATTGCCGCAGGCGATGGATCTCGTCAGCCAAGCGAGAACGAAGTTAATGGCGCAAAATTCCTTGGGAATCATGTTGCTGAGATTGTTAAGAAACTCGCCTAA
- the cysK gene encoding cysteine synthase A: MTQDSQKPIVNTNLYAKARGRIYGSALEAVGGTPLVAVPNLQKKEALKANLLLKLEFFNPMASVKDRLAKAMIEDAEARGLISAEKTHLIEPTSGNTGLGLALVAASKGYKITLLMPESASVERRAMMGHLGANLVLTPASEGMSGAIKKAESLLGEDQNGWMPSQFTNPVNPLVHVDTTGQELWTDTEGKIDAVVAGIGTGGTISGIAKILHQHNPQIKIFGVEPEESHVLTGGKPGPHGIQGIGAGFKPEILDLPAIEKVLPVTTENALKTARLVARTEGIASGISGGAAVFAAMELARQPEWAGKVIAVIIPDFAGRYLSTALFEANK, from the coding sequence ATGACTCAAGATTCTCAAAAACCTATCGTCAATACAAATTTATATGCAAAAGCACGGGGGCGCATTTATGGATCCGCCCTTGAAGCTGTTGGCGGAACACCGCTTGTCGCCGTACCAAATTTGCAGAAAAAAGAAGCCTTGAAGGCTAACTTGCTTTTGAAGTTAGAGTTTTTTAATCCAATGGCTTCTGTCAAAGATCGTTTGGCAAAGGCGATGATTGAAGATGCTGAAGCAAGGGGACTGATCTCTGCTGAAAAAACACATCTTATTGAGCCAACTTCTGGCAATACAGGCCTTGGCTTAGCGCTTGTCGCAGCTTCTAAGGGATATAAAATCACATTGCTGATGCCAGAGAGCGCTTCTGTTGAGCGCCGTGCGATGATGGGACATTTAGGGGCTAATCTGGTTTTAACACCTGCTTCAGAAGGTATGAGCGGTGCGATTAAAAAGGCCGAGAGCCTCCTTGGAGAAGATCAAAATGGCTGGATGCCAAGCCAGTTTACAAATCCTGTTAATCCTTTGGTGCATGTTGACACAACAGGGCAGGAGCTTTGGACAGATACAGAAGGAAAGATTGATGCTGTTGTTGCCGGTATTGGCACAGGCGGAACGATTAGCGGTATTGCAAAAATTTTGCATCAGCATAATCCCCAGATTAAAATTTTTGGGGTGGAGCCAGAGGAAAGTCACGTTTTAACAGGGGGTAAACCAGGGCCTCATGGGATTCAAGGGATTGGTGCCGGCTTTAAGCCAGAAATTCTAGACTTGCCAGCCATTGAAAAAGTTTTGCCAGTCACAACAGAAAATGCACTTAAAACCGCAAGATTAGTGGCAAGAACCGAGGGAATTGCCTCTGGTATTTCAGGTGGCGCAGCTGTTTTTGCTGCAATGGAACTGGCAAGGCAACCTGAATGGGCAGGCAAGGTCATTGCTGTGATTATCCCTGATTTTGCAGGGCGTTATCTCTCAACAGCTTTGTTTGAAGCCAATAAATAG
- the cysE gene encoding serine O-acetyltransferase (catalyzes the O-acetylation of serine) → MSEYTAFLENFWREIQAQSCACTDPLIKKLFSTSVCNHADFSSALSALLTEKLADWVIPVEDMLPLIQNILTHNEEIVWIAAQDLLAVKERDPACPDLPTAFLFFKGWQALQAYRISHELWKEKRLPLAYQFQSRINERFSIDIHPAARLGKSITIDHGTGVVIGETAIIEDKVSLFQSITIGGTGREIGERHPILKEGSMVGSGAILLGRITIGRYAKIGAASVVLTNIPDYATAVGNPARIIRVSPPPETAEG, encoded by the coding sequence ATGTCGGAATATACTGCTTTTTTAGAAAATTTTTGGAGAGAAATACAGGCTCAGTCTTGCGCTTGCACAGATCCCCTTATTAAAAAACTTTTTTCAACAAGTGTCTGCAATCATGCAGATTTTTCGTCTGCGCTTTCAGCACTTTTAACAGAAAAGCTCGCTGATTGGGTTATCCCAGTAGAAGATATGTTGCCACTCATTCAAAATATTCTGACACATAACGAAGAAATTGTCTGGATTGCCGCCCAAGATCTTCTGGCTGTAAAAGAGAGAGATCCTGCCTGCCCAGACTTGCCAACGGCTTTCCTCTTTTTTAAGGGCTGGCAGGCGCTTCAAGCCTATCGCATTTCCCACGAACTGTGGAAAGAAAAACGACTGCCCCTTGCCTATCAATTTCAGTCCCGCATCAATGAGCGTTTTTCCATTGATATTCATCCAGCTGCCCGTTTAGGGAAATCCATTACGATTGATCACGGAACAGGCGTTGTTATCGGAGAAACAGCTATTATTGAAGACAAAGTCTCTCTCTTTCAAAGTATCACGATTGGCGGAACGGGAAGAGAAATCGGCGAACGTCATCCCATTTTAAAAGAAGGATCTATGGTTGGGTCTGGCGCTATTTTACTTGGACGCATTACCATTGGCCGCTACGCCAAAATTGGCGCAGCATCCGTGGTGCTTACCAATATTCCTGACTATGCGACAGCCGTTGGCAATCCCGCACGGATTATTCGGGTAAGCCCCCCACCCGAAACGGCAGAGGGCTAG